A single Cottoperca gobio chromosome 7, fCotGob3.1, whole genome shotgun sequence DNA region contains:
- the l1cama gene encoding neural cell adhesion molecule L1.2 isoform X1: MPHTQRQQVGSRGQCSSRLLPLLLLLSLAAQPSQAAIHIPSNYHISDLKRPPMIIIQPESVTVFSVEDLVMSCEATGNPLPNFRWTKDGEEFDPGSDPELKVSERPGSFAFYTLSNTMESLKPYQAKYVCYASNELGTAVSNEATLNTDVPPVQQKEKKVHVKSEEGNSIVLKCNPPQSSMEPIIHWMDWRLHHIQLSERVVVGKDGNLYFAHSTTDDSRIDYTCNVQYLATRTILAKEPIILTVNPSNSVLRNRRPNMMRPTGSHSTYHTLKGQTVELECIVQGLPTPKVSWLRKDGEMSESRTIKDMFNRRLRFTNITESDGGEYQCTAENPQGKVSHTYTVTVEAAPYWIKEPPSQLYAPGETVRLDCQADGIPSPTISWTINGTPLSATDKDPRHSQTASGSLILMDVNFGDTAIYQCQASNKHGNILTNTNVYVIELSPQILTEDGNAYTFTEGQKALLECETFGSPKPKVIWESSSTSSLLADPRVNPLTNGALEITNVTHDDEGIYTCIIQNTNLSVNAELEVLNRTVILSPPQDQKVQPGNTTIFTCLALIDSRLGTAFIQWRKNDQKIFESHSDEKYTFDGPDLKITNVEADDEAVYTCQVITKLDMAEASGSLTLWDRPDPPVLLQMTDPKRRSVTLSWTPGDDHNSPVLEYVVEFEDQGSKERGWEELKRVAGTKKRASLPLWSYMSYRFRVIAINYVGKSIPSKPTEIHNTPAEVPDNNPEDVRSESKDPDTLVITWEEMDKRHFHGPDFKYRVFWRRVLGSGPNWHTNYTTTPTFTVHVIGSFSAFEIKVQAVNEKGEGPEPDPVIGYSGEDVPLEAPMNVGIELMNSTTIRVNWAAVDKETVRGHLLGYKVYVTRVGSRGHHRGRRSREPESTVVVETGANEEKKVISDLRPYSHYALAVTVFNSKGEGPHSETMSFITNEGVPGPPMSLMLDSPSETEMTLHWTPPGLPNGVLIGYLLQYQQIVESDDSPMQVETIDDPTVTHLTLKGLDRHSHYRFFLRGHTAAGDGEPIMRDGATMLEGEPPANINLSVGENSVNLSWVAKKRHRNVSFQVHYLNKNDGTTWKKTEKVNSSQSFYQLQGLTPGSHYRLRFTYSNTTFWETDVDTEETEVMEVQPSFATQGWFIGVVSAIVLLLLILLILCFIKRSKGGKYSVKDKEEGPMDSEARPMKDETFGEYRSLESDLEEKRTASQPSLGEESKLCSEDNLDFNGSSAITTELNMDESLVSQFSRPSEGPEALHGLPDNSPLNPTAISPAINGLPNSVTILD; this comes from the exons ATGCCTCACACGCAGCGACAGCAGGTTGGCAGTAGGGGGCAGTGCTCCTCTcgcctcctccccctcctcctcctcctctccctggctgCCCAGCCCAGCCAAGCAGCCATACACATACCGTCCAACT ACCACATAAGTGATC TCAAGAGGCCTCCAATGATCATCATACAGCCGGAGTCTGTCACTGTCTTTAGTGTTGAGGACCTCGTCATGAGCTGTGAAGCCACCGGCAACCCTCTACCCAA TTTCCGATGGACAAAGGACGGAGAGGAGTTTGACCCAGGCAGTGACCCAGAGCTCAAGGTTTCTGAGCGCCCTGGCTCATTCGCATTCTACACACTCAGTAATACTATGGAGAGCCTGAAGCCGTACCAAGCCAAATATGTCTGCTACGCATCCAACGAGCTGGGGACAGCCGTCTCTAACGAGGCCACACTCAACACTGATG TTCCCCCAGtacagcagaaagaaaaaaaggttcatGTGAAATCTGAAGAGGGAAACAGTATTGTTCTGAAGTGTAACCCCCCGCAGAGCTCCATGGAGCCTATCATCCACTGGATGGACTGGA GGCTACACCATATCCAGCTAAGTGAACGAGTGGTGGTGGGGAAGGATGGCAACCTTTACTTTGCCCATTCGACAACTGATGACAGCAGGATCGACTACACCTGCAATGTCCAGTACCTGGCTACACGCACCATTCTGGCAAAGGAGCCCATCATTCTGACTGTAAACCCCT CCAACTCCGTACTGCGGAACAGGAGGCCCAACATGATGAGACCTACTGGAAGCCACAGCACTTACCACACCCTTAAGGGCCAGACTGTGGAGCTTGAGTGCATTGTCCAaggcct tcCAACTCCCAAAGTTTCATGGCTGAGAAAGGACGGCGAGATGTCGGAATCTCGGACCATTAAAGACATGTTCAACCGCCGCCTGCGCTTCACTAATATCACAGAGAGCGACGGAGGCGAGTATCAGTGTACAGCTGAGAACCCCCAAGGGAAGGtctcacacacttacactgtGACTGTGGAAg CGGCTCCCTACTGGATCAAAGAGCCACCCAGTCAGTTATATGCCCCAGGTGAGACTGTCAGGCTAGACTGCCAGGCGGACGGCATCCCCTCACCTACCATCAGCTGGACCATCAACGGGACCCCCCTCTCAG CAACCGACAAGGACCCCAGACATTCCCAGACAGCAAGCGGATCTCTAATCCTAATGGATGTCAACTTTGGAGACACTGCCATCTACCAGTGCCAGGCCTCCAACAAGCATGGAAACATCCTCACCAACACCAACGTCTATGTCATTG AGCTGAGCCCCCAGATCCTTACTGAGGATGGGAATGCATACACATTTACAGAGGGCCAGAAGGCTTTACTGGAGTGTGAGACTTTTGGCTCTCCTAAACCTAAAGTCATATG GGAGAGCAGCAGCACCTCCTCCCTTCTAGCGGATCCCAGAGTGAACCCGCTCACCAACGGGGCGCTTGAGATCACTAATGTCACTCACGACGATGAGGGTATCTACACCTGCATTATACAGAACACCAACTTGTCTGTCAATGCCGAGCTGGAAGTGCTCA ACAGGACAGTGATCCTGTCACCTCCACAGGATCAGAAGGTGCAGCCTGGAAACACAACAATCTTCACTTGTCTGGCCCTTATTGACTCCAGACTCGGCACTGCATTCATTCAGTGGAGAAAGAACGATCAAAAGATCTTTGAGTCCCacagtgacgagaa ATACACATTTGATGGCCCAGACCTGAAGATAACTAATGTGGAAGCAGATGATGAGGCCGTGTACACCTGTCAGGTCATCACTAAGCTTGACATGGCTGAAGCCAGTGGCAGCCTCACTTTATGGG ATCGTCCGGaccctcctgtcctcctccagaTGACTGATCCTAAGCGTCGTTCAGTCACCCTCAGCTGGACTCCTGGAGACGACCACAACAGCCCCGTGCTAG AATATGTGGTTGAGTTTGAGGACCAAGGTTCGAAGGAGAGGGGTTGGGAAGAGCTGAAGAGAGTAGCAGGAACCAAGAAGCGTGCTAGCCTCCCTCTGTGGTCCTACATGTCCTACCGTTTCCGCGTCATTGCCATAAATTATGTGGGAAAGAGCATCCCCAGCAAGCCAACTGAAATCCACAACACACCTGCTGAAG TTCCAGACAATAACCCTGAAGATGTTAGGAGTGAGTCCAAAGACCCAGACACTCTGGTCATCACCTGGGAG GAAATGGACAAACGTCACTTCCATGGGCCTGACTTCAAGTATCGGGTGTTTTGGAGGCGAGTGTTGGGCAGCGGACCCAACTGGCACACCAACTACACAACCACACCAACATTCACGGTCCATGTCATCGGCAGCTTTTCTGCCTTTGAGATCAAAGTTCAGGCTGTCAATGAGAAAGGGGAGGGACCTGAGCCAGACCCCGTCATTGGCTACTCAGGAGAAGATG ttCCACTGGAAGCTCCAATGAATGTGGGTATTGAACTCATGAACAGCACCACCATCAGAGTGAACTGGGCAGCAGTAGACAAAGAGACAGTCAGAGGACACCTGCTTGGATACAAG GTATATGTGACCAGAGTTGGTTCAAGAGGTCACCACCGAGGCCGGAGGTCCAGGGAGCCAGAGAGCACTGTGGTGGTGGAGACCGGGGCCAACGAGGAGAAGAAGGTGATCAGTGATCTCAGACCATACTCCCACTACGCCCTGGCCGTCACTGTATTCAACAGCAAGGGAGAGGGACCCCACTCTGAGACGATGTCCTTCATTACTAACGAGGGAG TTCCTGGTCCTCCCATGTCCCTGATGCTGGACAGCCCATCAGAGACGGAAATGACCCTCCACTGGACACCACCTGGCCTGCCCAATGGAGTCCTGATTGGATATCTACTGCAGTACCAACAGA TTGTGGAGAGTGATGACAGCCCCATGCAGGTCGAGACAATAGACGACCCCACAGTCACCCACCTCACCCTGAAGGGCCTGGACCGCCACAGCCACTACCGCTTCTTCCTGAGGGGGCACACTGCTGCAGGGGACGGAGAGCCCATCATGAGGGACGGTGCCACAATGCTGGAAGGAG AGCCTCCTGCAAACATCAACCTGTCTGTCGGGGAAAACTCCGTTAACCTCAGCTGGGTGGCCAAGAAGAGACACAGGAATGTTAGCTTCCAGGTCCACTACCTCAACAAAAATG ATGGCACTACATGGAAGAAAACGGAGAAAGTGAACTCCTCGCAGTCTTTCTACCAGCTCCAGGGCCTGACTCCTGGCTCTCATTATCGTCTACGCTTCACCTACAGTAACACCACCTTCTGGGAGACTGACGTCGACACAGAGGAAACTG AAGTGATGGAGGTGCAGCCAAGCTTTGCAACACAGGGCTGGTTCATCGGTGTTGTGAGCGCCatcgtgctgctgctgctgatactGCTCATCCTTTGCTTCATCAAGAGGAGTAAAGGGGGGAAGTACTCAG TGAAAGATAAAGAGGAGGGTCCGATGGACTCAGAAGCACGGCCTATGAAGGATGAGACTTTTGGAGAGTACAG ATCTCTAGAAAG TGACCTCGAAGAGAAGCGCACGGCCAGCCAGCCGTCCCTCGGCGAGGAGAGCAAGCTGTGCAGCGAGGACAACCTGGACTTCAACGGCAGCAGTGCCATCACCACTGAGCTCAACATGGATGAGTCTCTGGTCAGCCAGTTCAGCCGGCCCAGCGAGGGTCCAGAGGCGCTGCATGGCCTGCCAGACAACTCCCCGCTCAACCCCACCGCCATCTCCCCAGCCATCAATGGCTTGCCCAACTCAGTCACCATCCTCGATTAA